The Capsicum annuum cultivar Jeju mitochondrion, complete genome genome has a window encoding:
- the orf154 gene encoding hypothetical protein, with translation MILIPEALKRSVSGSVFSSWEGGLMNDCFSSIDRGNRFLKKGKPPPIELSYAYDWHSRGHLQKGVYWGRSSQKDLLDWLFALGNKKFWSGRDNINHLTPIRRIRYGYLISPFVFSYDFAYYTCCCSIRNCILTLAAVGINLTPSPVPAYVYRIF, from the coding sequence ATGATACTTATTCCCGAAGCCCTCAAAAGGAGTGTGAGTGGGTCAGTTTTCAGTTCATGGGAGGGTGGATTAATGAATGACTGCTTTAGCTCTATCGACAGAGGAAATAGGTTCCTAAAGAAAGGAAAGCCACCCCCGATCGAGCTTTCTTATGCTTATGACTGGCATTCTCGGGGACACCTACAAAAAGGAGTCTATTGGGGGAGATCCAGCCAGAAAGACTTATTGGATTGGTTATTCGCCCTCGGAAACAAGAAGTTCTGGTCCGGGAGGGATAATATCAACCACTTGACGCCCATCCGACGCATCCGTTATGGTTATCTCATATCCCCCTTTGTCTTTTCGTATGATTTTGCTTACTATACCTGCTGCTGTAGCATTAGAAACTGTATTCTTACTCTTGCTGCCGTCGGGATAAATCTGACCCCTTCCCCTGTTCCCGCCTACGTATATAGGATATTTTGA
- the ccmFN gene encoding cytochrome c maturation protein CcmFN has product MSIYELFHYSLFPGLFVAFTYNKKQPPVFGAALAFWCILLSFLGLSFRHIPNNLSNYNVLTANAPFFYQISGTWSNHEGSILSWCRILSFYGFLLCYRGRPLSHNVSKRGAFSHLTVSRGGHRESFFYSFVSNFVKNSILSLPRYEHKSGMKSQLYTPFVLRTLVDSELRSRRNRTFDGPALFYAPLYPERKMSFAPLGARRSRGSREGKRMLHLARDDKERASSIDEQRIDGALGIALFFSPFLSASSDPFVRNFFVCTEPLAESNPVPQDPISAIHPPCIYAGDVASAMGFGLCRSKMMNGIVALHSPPMRKDAAEKNGTLFRSVGCVGSRITSELFTLKFKHVGAKCYPALLLRSNRSLLMLLRRRFFALSSLWTGALVDTGREQAKRVVRNGKKDTTTSPLCWTAGANTVVSDQDQEPIRIWILTCRWFLTVGILPGSWWAYHELGRGGWWFRDPVENASFMPRVLATARIHSVILPLLHSWTSFLNIVTFPCCVSGTFSIRSGLLAPVHSFATDDTRGIFLWRFFLLMTGISMILFSQMKQQASVRRTYKKEMVVARSTLVHLRHSARAQKVGLIVFQACSGGF; this is encoded by the coding sequence ATGTCAATATATGAATTGTTTCATTATTCGTTATTTCCGGGTCTTTTCGTTGCATTCACTTACAACAAGAAACAACCACCAGTGTTTGGTGCAGCACTTGCATTTTGGTGTATTCTTCTTTCTTTCCTTGGTCTTTCGTTCCGTCATATTCCTAATAACTTATCCAATTACAACGTATTAACCGCTAATGCACCTTTCTTTTATCAAATCTCAGGGACATGGTCTAATCATGAGGGTAGTATTTTATCATGGTGTCGGATCCTAAGTTTTTATGGATTCCTTCTTTGTTACCGGGGTCGACCCCTAAGCCATAATGTCTCAAAACGAGGAGCGTTCAGCCACTTGACTGTAAGTAGAGGAGGCCATAGAGAAAGTTTTTTTTATTCCTTTGTTTCGAACTTCGTGAAGAACTCCATTCTATCTCTCCCTCGTTACGAACATAAAAGTGGAATGAAATCCCAGTTATACACTCCCTTCGTTCTACGAACCCTTGTTGATTCTGAACTTCGTTCGCGAAGGAACCGGACTTTTGACGGGCCAGCCCTTTTTTATGCGCCGCTTTACCCTGAAAGGAAAATGAGCTTTGCTCCTCTGGGCGCTAGGCGCTCCCGTGGTTCGCGAGAAGGAAAAAGGATGTTGCATCTGGCACGAGATGATAAAGAGAGAGCTTCGTCTATCGATGAACAGCGGATTGACGGAGCTCTTGGCATTGCTTTGTTTTTCTCCCCTTTCCTATCAGCGAGTTCCGACCCTTTTGTTCGAAATTTCTTCGTTTGTACTGAACCGCTTGCAGAATCAAATCCTGTTCCACAAGATCCTATATCAGCTATACATCCTCCTTGCATTTATGCCGGAGACGTCGCCAGTGCTATGGGCTTTGGCTTATGTAGATCAAAAATGATGAATGGGATTGTGGCACTCCACTCGCCGCCAATGCGGAAGGATGCCGCCGAAAAGAATGGAACACTGTTTCGCTCTGTTGGATGCGTCGGATCCCGTATAACAAGCGAGCTCTTTACCCTCAAATTCAAACATGTGGGCGCAAAATGCTATCCTGCTTTATTGTTACGTAGCAATAGAAGCCTGCTTATGCTGCTTCGGCGGCGCTTTTTCGCCCTCTCTTCGCTCTGGACAGGAGCGCTAGTGGACACGGGGAGGGAGCAGGCGAAGCGTGTCGTTCGTAATGGAAAGAAAGATACCACTACTTCGCCTCTTTGTTGGACCGCCGGCGCGAACACAGTGGTCTCTGACCAGGACCAGGAACCAATTCGAATTTGGATCTTGACATGTCGGTGGTTTTTAACCGTAGGCATTTTGCCAGGAAGTTGGTGGGCTTATCATGAATTAGGTCGGGGTGGCTGGTGGTTTCGGGATCCCGTAGAAAATGCTTCTTTTATGCCTCGGGTATTAGCCACAGCTCGTATTCATTCAGTAATTCTACCCCTTCTTCATTCTTGGACCTCGTTTCTTAATATTGTTACTTTTCCATGCTGTGTCTCAGGAACCTTTTCAATACGGTCCGGATTGCTAGCTCCCGTTCATAGTTTTGCTACAGATGATACACGAGGAATCTTTTTATGGCGGTTCTTCCTTCTAATGACCGGCATATCTATGATTCTTTTCTCCCAGATGAAGCAGCAGGCATCGGTCCGTAGAACCTATAAAAAGGAGATGGTTGTGGCGCGAAGTACTCTTGTGCACCTACGTCATTCGGCTCGCGCGCAGAAGGTGGGGCTCATAGTCTTCCAGGCCTGCTCTGGGGGCTTCTAG
- the orf105b gene encoding hypothetical protein codes for MQRKDPEITNNETIHILTFRAHFQISALLFPSSGNHRMIHKKGGRIRTYGRPAPDLLGWVAGLAPLVASVPETDALRYPAPNLVSPTPLLVVPLPIAGNPRSGRP; via the coding sequence ATGCAACGAAAAGACCCGGAAATAACGAATAATGAAACAATTCATATATTGACATTTCGTGCTCATTTCCAAATTTCTGCTTTGTTATTCCCATCATCCGGTAACCACAGGATGATCCACAAGAAAGGTGGCAGGATTCGAACCTATGGCCGGCCTGCCCCTGACCTGCTGGGTTGGGTGGCCGGGTTAGCACCCCTCGTCGCCTCTGTACCCGAAACAGATGCGCTGCGCTACCCAGCGCCTAACCTTGTCTCCCCTACTCCTCTTCTGGTTGTGCCATTACCAATCGCGGGTAACCCCCGGTCCGGCCGCCCCTGA